The proteins below are encoded in one region of Ferroplasma acidiphilum:
- a CDS encoding indolepyruvate oxidoreductase subunit beta, whose product MKTFNIIITGVGGQGIITAGTLISEAAIKMGLNVVMSEIHGLSQRGGSVNVEVRIGNAYGPISPRRKFDLVLGFEPIETMRILSTINSDARVIMNKEKITPISVSLKDAEYPDVNGMALLIPGIKKIYEIDAGDIGNQAGSFRSANTVMIGAVLSLGILPVDEKSIIEALNDRFSGKMLDINLKAMKLGMEAMKKMDASL is encoded by the coding sequence GCGTGGGTGGGCAGGGGATTATCACTGCCGGCACACTGATATCGGAGGCTGCAATTAAAATGGGGCTTAATGTGGTAATGTCTGAAATACATGGTCTCTCACAACGTGGTGGGTCAGTTAATGTAGAAGTAAGGATTGGTAATGCCTACGGCCCTATTTCCCCCAGAAGAAAATTTGATCTGGTGCTTGGATTTGAACCGATTGAGACTATGAGGATTTTAAGCACAATTAACAGTGATGCCAGGGTAATTATGAATAAGGAAAAAATAACGCCAATATCTGTTAGCCTGAAAGATGCAGAATATCCTGATGTCAACGGCATGGCATTGCTTATCCCCGGCATAAAAAAGATCTATGAAATTGATGCTGGCGATATTGGCAACCAGGCAGGCTCATTCAGATCAGCCAATACAGTTATGATAGGTGCAGTGCTTTCTCTTGGGATACTTCCAGTCGATGAAAAAAGCATAATTGAGGCATTGAATGATAGGTTCAGCGGGAAGATGCTCGATATAAACCTCAAGGCTATGAAGCTTGGGATGGAAGCAATGAAAAAGATGGATGCGTCTCTCTAA